The window TACACATATATGGACCACCTCAAGAGTGGAATCGACTAGATTTTTCATCCAGGACTCGTCCATGGAGGaccctgcctgatgaatggcccaaaaaaaaaaaaagtgtcaagCTGACTTGTGTCCGGCAAATCACCTCTTCTAACATCTTCATTTAAGTGAAAGCAAGCATTTCTCTTTCTACAATTATGTAACATAGGACATCTAACTATGCCGGAATTTTGAACAGGCAAATACAGCTGTTTTTCCATATAATAACGAGAAAAGGACATGTCATTGTGTGAGAGGCAATTAACAGTTGAAATTGGGAGCATAAATCATTTGCAAGATAATGAGAGGAAAAAAGTAATGGATACTGTGGAAAGGCTAAAGTGCTGGCCTACCTCTTGTGCTCCTTTGGAGGAGCTTTCTCAGATTTCAATGGAGTGGGGTCAGCACGGATGGCGTCATGGACTTTCTTGTATAGCTCTTCAATGCCATTGGGCTCAATTCCCCTCTTGATGTACTCACTGAAATGTGACTGATATTTTTCGGGCTCGTCTTCCATCAAAGTCTGCACAAGCAATAGTTCTCTCAAGTAATTACAGTAAAGAAAATGTAGAATGTGTTAAAAGATCAGATCCCCCTCAGTTTGAAATCTTGATATTGGTCAAGCTAACCAAATTGAATTAaacagagagtgagagagaggaaaagaaaattaaagtttaGACTTAATAGTCTTACCCTCATGTATGCGGCAACATGGCTGCCAAAGATATACTTGCGGTGAACCTCAGCATCAAGCTGCTTATCATCCTTCTTGAAACCAGCAAACCTCCTATCACTGTGAGGAATGTCCAGTCCACCATCCAATGCTCCCTAAAGATGATCCAAAGTTACAATCATTAacgtcttttaaaaaaaattgcaacCATTAATGGAAATTGAGAAATAATTTCAAAGGAAAGGTGCACTTAGAACTGACCAATACGTCTAgctttaaatgatttaaaaataaaacaacaatgccacatggcatgctgtaatggccattatataATGTTAATGGCGGAGACCGTTATGTGTTACAGGGTCATAACAGCCGTTAGGGGAAAAAATTACCCTTACGACCGTTACGAGGCTGATACAGTTATGGGAGCCATAAGAGCCATTACAGCTCATATCATAAGGGTAATGGTGGCgccattacagccaccattaccattatggaatacttTGCAATTCCACCAATGTCCAATGTCAATGGTATATACAGCAGTCCAtcaggaagaaaagaaaaacggCGTTTTCCATTGATCATATATCAACATTCCTAAGTTTCACCCATTATTAAAGCAAATCCATTGTCAATAGGAGAAATGGAAAATGCTAAATGCCTGACATTCCAAgaaacataaaggccactaaacCAATTGTTGGGCAATCACATGTCAACAAACCTAACAGGCattatgatataaaaaatgaaaatgaaataacAATGAGTATCACAGGtgcataagaatatccatcagaACAAACCACAGTAAGTTGTCACAGACGCATTAAAGAACCAGTCTAGGATATGTGCTTCACAGCCGTCAATTCAGACGGGTAATACAACTGACTGTGGCAATTGCTGAGGGAGGAAGAGTTGCTGTAGATACCGAATCAAATTGTGAAATTCGTCTCAGTTTGGCCAATTGATGATAATGGATTGAAACCAGAACCAAGCTTAGATGGGAAATTTTctgaaatacttgtaaattgaAAACTTCTAACCATTCAAACAAAATGGGTGCTTTAAAAGCTTAAGAAATCCTCCACCTTGAACCATCATTCGTAAGATACACAAACAGAAAACGCCACTTAAAAGAAGCGACAATGAGGATTGCAATCAAACAAATCAAACAAGAGAAAAATGAAGACCAAAATACCTCAAGACCACCAAGGAGAGCAAAGCTCaaaataccttaagagcaccaaaGACACGGTTTCCAGTGGTAGTCTTAATAAGACCAACATCAAGAAGAGCACGGAATGGCCTCCTGCTCTCTGTGGGTTCGACAGAGAAATCTTCTCCAGTGGCCTAACAACAGGAAATATCTCGACACATTTTATCCTCTCAGATTAAAGAAACAAGATCGTGCAAACATAAGTGAAATTACAAACAACAAATACACACCTCCACATTGCCCTGATATTCATCGTCCATCTCAAGCATTTTCAAGACACGGCGAGCCAACAGAAGCCCAGTGCAGTAAGCTAATGTCCATGTAAACCATGATTAAAATATGGATAtgcatgcaaaaagaaaaaaaaaaaacagtcaaaAATTATGTCATAGAATGATATTAGGCACCTGCAGCGTAATTGGTAAGGCCCGCTTCCAGCCCATATCGAGGTAGCTCATGTGCAAAAGCTGTCGCAAGAACCAAATCACCAGCAATACTAGCAGATATTATTTGTGCAATAATATCTTTGTTTGTCTATTTACCGCATGTCATTAAGAAATAAAAGATCAATAAAAAGAGAATAAACGTACTAGAAAGGAAACACTGGACTAACAAATAGCAGTGGTCAAATTGTTGGATACAAAGCGAACAACAAATCGATATTTGGGTGTGTTGTATTTGTTCTTGTCCTGATTAATCAAACGAATCCTGGCACGGTAGTCAGTCTTCCCCTCTGTAAAAAATTACAAATTTGCAGAAAGAAGTTAATATACATTTATTAAAAAGTTGAAAAAACAAAGATGCACCAGCAGAAGCTTGGTAAAATCAAGAAATTTCAACAGCTCTTAGGATACAAAAGGACCATGATACCTCTCCTTCTCTTGAACTTCACTTGAAAGCGCTTGAAGTAAGCCTTCGACTTCTGGGCTTTAACAAAGGCCTGAATGCACAAAGAATTTGATGGAACTCCATAAGGCAGTGCAACATCATAAATcaaataagaaataaaaacttttcaaggaaataaaaaactcaaaaaaaaaaaaaaaaaaaaaatcttcaaccAGAAAATTGATAGGACTCCTGCAACAATGACTAGAAAATATCTTAAGAAATTAGTCATAAACATTGCCGGAAAAATATCTACCCAGACCAAATACATCATGGAAAAAGTATGGATGCAAATTACTGAAATTTTGAAGTCGATTAATAACATAGCTGCATAGCACGCATTGATGACCCTGAATCTTAATCACAGaagattaggggtgtacatcgggacGAACCGAGtcaaactgggctcaacccggcccggcccaatcactagccaaaccagcccggtcagcaatcgggcgagttcaggcagagttcgggccagtttcggacccacgatttggacggccttgatttttttgactctgctccatctactccatgggaagggctttggcaggtaacttgaacggccttgatttttgggaagggcttttgtcatagatttttgggactttgGTCCATTtacaaagggacccacgatttggacggcctggattgctgtaaatggttagggtaactaGGTAAGAATTTAGGATATATATAggccgagtcgggtcgagtcaggtttcgggccgagtcgggccgaactagAACCTATccaaactcggcccgaactcggtTTCAGGCCGAAGAAAATGGCCCatcccgacccgaactcagttccgggtcgagcctagtcaagcgagttaatcgggctagcccggttcgtgtacagccctacataAGATTCTTTACCTATAGACAGTTGTAGCAATATAGAACTCTTGAGACTGGAGATTCAGAAAAAATTGTTATCCTATAGCATAAATTGCTACCAACTACTCTAGGGCCCTGGATATCACATGATAAAAGTTTGTCTCAAAACTCCAAACCTGGTAAGTTCATCCAgtgtgaagaaaaagaaaaaacatttaAAACATTTGAAGTTGATAGTTATGATATaaatcaacatgatcataaccatccataaaaacattccagataagtcgTAAATCAATTTGGTGATTCGACCAGTTAAGAAGTacgaaatcattaaaaaaaagctccatgatttaatgtcgaagagaatatatatcatttgatCTCTTgtaaagaataaataaaataatttacattttctaaatgattctcaaagcccccaccaattaaaaccataaaatgaaagccaagtgaagcttaaaatagaagagaacgagtataatttgaatcgtaaattcggatttgaattgtaaatcgtaggattcgAATCATTGAATTGTACGATTCATATAAAAAAAGGGATTTAGAATCAAATTCcaatcattttgcttaagatttgacTCAACTCATATAtggtaggattttgacaacactagtCTCCCTTATTAAGAAGACAAAATAGAAGCCCCAAAAAAAGAGTGCTTTAGATTCATCTGAATCATACTTGTTTCAAAGATTCCCATATTCCTCTCCCATGATGTTAGATTTAGCACTCCATAATCCATAGGTTGACCTAGATTTCATTTTTGGTTATTCTGCTAATAAAACTAAATGTTGCTAGTGGGTATTTTGTTCCGTGTGCTGCTTTAGCCCAATCATTTTTTACATGACTTACAAAAACCACCAGTCAATCCCAATaataaatgaccaaaataccctttcaACATTTGGTGTGCATTGAGACCTAATTGTCAAATTGCCGAACTTATTGCTTCCAGTAAACCTAATCGGACCAACTTCTTTCCCATAATAATAAGCCTCATTAGCGTTTGAAGTAGCTAAGAAAGGTTTGTTGTCGGCCAATACTATCTCGACCCTATCTTGATTCCAGAAAATCACAAACTGGTGTTGGGAAGACGGGATGCATGCAAATGAATGAATCAATTCCCTCCCTAATAACATGTTATAGCTCGATGAGGTATCGACCACAAAAAACAGTACTTAGACTGTCTTGGTTCCAACAGTCAAATCAACTGGTAAAATATCATGGGTATTCGTGACATGAccaacgaaattactaatggtcACCTCTGATGGAATCAAATCGGCCGGAGCCTTTCCCAATTTAGCCATTATTCTTAATGGCAATAGATTAACTACAACCCCGATTAACTACAACCCCATTGTCGACCAGAATTCTGATAACGGGGGACCCTTCAATGTGAGTTGAAATATACAACGGCTTGAGATGTTACATTATGCCGTGAGTAGGTTTGTCGATGATCACCATTTCAGATGTAAACCGTGCCTCCATTGTGATGGTGTTAATATGCACAGCTTCGTCAACCTTGAATTCACTTCTAGCATCTTCTTCGACTGGAAAAGAAGCATATTGTATTATTACTGGGGGGGTGTACTCTATCAACAAGTGTTTGAAGTATCCCTAAAACGGCCTGATACATTCAGGTCCCATTCATGAATAATACGGTGGTGTGGACCACCGTATGTGCCCAAGACGGCCTGATAAGAGGCAGCAAGGGACAATACAACACGGTTAGGGTGGTGACAGAGACAGTTAACCGAGACCTATTTACAATCCTGGGATCAAATACCAATGCGTGCCACATGTTCTCTAGGAATTCATGTGCCTTCTTTTCCTTTAGACTCTCAATGAAGAAGTTAATCCCAGATGGAAACCCTTGGGTTTGGCTGAACATATGTTGTACCACAAGCCCCTTGGACCATCTGCCCAAATGCAGTATACTACGGATGCAGGTGGCTGTCCGAGCTACAGTGTAGGAATACTTATAGCTATCATGGGTTGGGCCTGGGCGTGACTTTCAGGTCCGTGGGCTTGTTGTGGCCCCACTTTTCGCGCAGCTATAGTCGTCTGCTATTTTAGACATTCCTATTTCTCTGATATCTGGAATCCACAAGAGACAGCAAAATGAACCTAAAACCCTAAAGCAATTCCTGACAGTCGATATTAAACGCTAGAAATGGCTCCAAATGCCCATCCATGCATCTTCAAAGCGTAGCAAAATAACAGTCCGTAAAACCCTTGAACCCCCGCAGAAAATCAGATTCAACACGGTAAAATGCAGTGAAAATCTGTCTGCAAACCAAATCAtacaaaaatagaagaagaaaaaaaaacctccaaAACCTTAAATGCTGTACACACCCCAAAAGAATATCAAAGACATGAGCAGATCCAAAACCCTAACACGACAGTATCATACAAAGCCCTAGATTTCAGAACGGAACAGAATCCAGAACCCTAGAAACTATGGAAGCTATGAAGGAGCAGAAATCAGAAGAAAATGAAACCCTAGAATTCCAAAAGagagattgttttcttaaattttctcaccatggaaGCTCGACCTGGTGCTGAAGCTCGTGGAGGCTGCTGGAGGAGGGTTTTGTTAGAGGAGCCTGAGGTTTATGTATAAaccctagaggtgttgaaatccGACGGTTATAGTCTGATGCGAATGGACGGTTGAGACCTCACCTCCTGTTTTCTCTACAAGTAGGAGGCACCGCGTAGGGGTATTCGGGCAGCCCGGTAACGccctagggcctgtttgttaacgcttaTTTAGTGCATTTAGCGGAATTGGAAAAATGTTCCAATGTTTGTTAATGCATTGTTAatgtggaagaagaagaacacTGAGTAGTTTTTCACTGAATTTTTTCCTTGacaggagtctagcttaatggtgaacaCGGAATGCGcttcataaatttttttattaaaaaaaaaattgctttcaaaattagaaaaaaattctcttttaatTGCTTGTGCAATGCAAAACTAACTTTTAACATATAAAACTTCCTTatgccctaccatgatttatgttttgatcTACACAGTCCACcaactttttcatatcatttaaggtgtgagccaaaataagaggcaggtccaaggatttattggaccacaaagtggggattgaacgtccaccattaaaaacttcttgggagctagagaagtttcagatcaagcttatattttgtgtcttcacttcatccacgtctacatgacctaatgaataggttggatggtataatacacacacacacacacacacacgaaaacACTCacttgcgaaccagttcgtacgtactacgtacgaactttttgagaacccatcatacgtgatgtggatccaaaatttgaaccgttcatgtgaagcagcacctcctgaaacctctcgaacccaagttttactttgatctaaaactttgatgggccatgaaaaatgaaaacagtttcctcccttgatttgcatttctctttgctatggcccaccagaatattagattggggtgaaaatttgtcacatgaggtttatgggattccgcatcacatggaccgttcagattaaacACCTATGgcacgtgtgaaaaggtgcgtacatgcgtaggtgcgcaggggagcatgatatatatatatatatatatatatatatatcacagtggcccttaaaaaggtttcaacggtggatgtcattatcactgcagcatcCTTTAGTGTGGTTCACTAGAGATGTGGACCTACT is drawn from Magnolia sinica isolate HGM2019 chromosome 5, MsV1, whole genome shotgun sequence and contains these coding sequences:
- the LOC131246042 gene encoding large ribosomal subunit protein uL18-like isoform X2, with protein sequence MAFVKAQKSKAYFKRFQVKFKRRREGKTDYRARIRLINQDKNKYNTPKYRFVVRFVSNNLTTAISFAHELPRYGLEAGLTNYAAAYCTGLLLARRVLKMLEMDDEYQGNVEATGEDFSVEPTESRRPFRALLDVGLIKTTTGNRVFGALKGALDGGLDIPHSDRRFAGFKKDDKQLDAEVHRKYIFGSHVAAYMRTLMEDEPEKYQSHFSEYIKRGIEPNGIEELYKKVHDAIRADPTPLKSEKAPPKEHKRYNLKKLTYEERKAKLIERLNVLNAAGRDDDDDEDE
- the LOC131246042 gene encoding large ribosomal subunit protein uL18-like isoform X1, translating into MAFVKAQKSKAYFKRFQVKFKRRREGKTDYRARIRLINQDKNKYNTPKYRFVVRFTNKDIIAQIISASIAGDLVLATAFAHELPRYGLEAGLTNYAAAYCTGLLLARRVLKMLEMDDEYQGNVEATGEDFSVEPTESRRPFRALLDVGLIKTTTGNRVFGALKGALDGGLDIPHSDRRFAGFKKDDKQLDAEVHRKYIFGSHVAAYMRTLMEDEPEKYQSHFSEYIKRGIEPNGIEELYKKVHDAIRADPTPLKSEKAPPKEHKRYNLKKLTYEERKAKLIERLNVLNAAGRDDDDDEDE